From the Tenacibaculum dicentrarchi genome, the window CTTGAAACTCTTTAGATTCGATAATTTTAATATAATTATCTTCTAATTCTAGTACGTTTGGATGTAATAATTCAGGAATAAATGCACCACCGAATTGCCCGTAATATCCTTCTTTAGTTGGTTGAAATTTCATATTATAATTTTTAGTATTCTTCACGAATTTTAAAAAACATGAAGCTCTTTTTTAAACTTTTCTATCTTTTTCACTGATTTTAAACCAGCTTCTATTTCGAATTTACTATTTACATCTAAAGCATAAATAGGTAAATTCAAGGCTTTTAATTTATTGATTTCTGCTACTTCTTCTAACCCAATTCCTCCACTTAAAAAAAATGGTTTCGTTAAATTATATTTCTGAAGAACAGCCCAATCAAAAGTAATTCCGTTTCCTCCTCGCTCTTTTCCTTTAGTATCGAACAAAAAGAAATCAACTAATGATTCGTAGGGTTTTAAAACTTCAAAATCGAAACTATCTTTAATTCCAAAAACTTTTACAATTTCGGGCATTTTATATTTTAAATGCGGCTTTTTATCAGCAATACTTTCTTCAAAAATAGTTCTTAAACGCTGTAGATACTCTGGAGATTCATCGCCATGTAATTGCAGCATATTTAAACCATATTCTTCGGTTAATGAAACTACAATTTCAGGGATTTCATTCACAAAAA encodes:
- a CDS encoding phosphoribosylanthranilate isomerase, which codes for MKLKVCGMKYVENIQQVAQLQPDYLGFIFYEKSKRNFEGIIPDLPKEIKKAGVFVNEIPEIVVSLTEEYGLNMLQLHGDESPEYLQRLRTIFEESIADKKPHLKYKMPEIVKVFGIKDSFDFEVLKPYESLVDFFLFDTKGKERGGNGITFDWAVLQKYNLTKPFFLSGGIGLEEVAEINKLKALNLPIYALDVNSKFEIEAGLKSVKKIEKFKKELHVF